Proteins encoded in a region of the Leifsonia sp. PS1209 genome:
- a CDS encoding response regulator transcription factor: MKLLVVEDDPDMGGLVERGLTAEGYDVTLVTNGVDALIALRAEGYSAAAIDVMLPGMSGFELCRHIREAANPMPILLLTARDAIEDRVHGLDSGADDYLTKPFAFAELAARVRALLRREPSGMRPQVTVGRLTIDSHEHRALVSGHEMPLSRREFTLLRLFATNPDKTLARSDILETVWGTTENIGTNVIDQYVSYLRKKLELAGAGLAIVTERGRGYRLDAKNAEVPTP; encoded by the coding sequence ATGAAGCTGCTCGTTGTCGAAGACGATCCCGACATGGGAGGCCTCGTCGAACGCGGTCTCACGGCCGAAGGCTACGACGTGACCCTGGTCACGAACGGTGTCGACGCGCTCATCGCCCTGCGCGCCGAAGGCTATTCCGCCGCCGCGATCGACGTGATGCTGCCGGGGATGAGCGGCTTCGAGCTGTGCCGCCACATCCGCGAGGCCGCCAACCCGATGCCGATCCTGCTGCTCACCGCGCGGGACGCCATCGAGGACCGCGTCCACGGCCTGGATTCGGGAGCGGACGACTACCTCACCAAGCCGTTCGCGTTCGCCGAGCTCGCCGCGCGGGTGCGCGCCCTGCTGCGGCGCGAGCCGTCCGGGATGCGCCCCCAGGTGACGGTCGGACGCCTCACCATCGACTCCCACGAGCACCGCGCCCTGGTGTCCGGCCACGAGATGCCGCTCAGCCGCCGCGAGTTCACGCTGCTGCGCCTGTTCGCCACGAACCCGGACAAGACGCTCGCCCGCTCCGACATCCTCGAGACGGTGTGGGGCACCACGGAGAACATCGGCACGAACGTCATCGACCAGTACGTGTCCTACCTGCGCAAGAAGCTGGAACTCGCCGGCGCCGGGCTCGCCATCGTCACCGAGCGCGGCCGCGGATACCGGCTGGACGCCAAGAACGCCGAGGTCCCGACCCCGTGA
- a CDS encoding SRPBCC family protein: MSETAEATILIHADRDAVWHAITDPDLIAQYLYGTRVESGWTVGSPIVYRGEWEGKPYEDHGTILEFVPGERLVSSYYSPLSGKPDVPESYQDVAYTLGSDGDDTRVTITQSGCADRAEADRMSTNWASTLEGLRAVVER; the protein is encoded by the coding sequence ATGAGCGAGACAGCAGAGGCCACCATCCTCATCCACGCCGACCGGGATGCGGTCTGGCACGCCATCACCGACCCCGACCTCATCGCGCAGTACCTCTACGGCACGCGCGTCGAGTCCGGGTGGACGGTCGGCAGCCCCATCGTCTACCGCGGGGAGTGGGAAGGGAAACCGTACGAGGATCACGGCACCATCCTGGAATTCGTGCCGGGCGAACGCCTGGTGAGCAGCTATTACAGTCCGCTCAGCGGCAAGCCGGACGTGCCGGAGAGCTATCAGGACGTCGCGTACACCCTGGGCTCCGACGGCGACGACACCCGCGTCACCATCACCCAGAGTGGCTGCGCCGACCGCGCGGAAGCCGACCGCATGAGCACCAACTGGGCCTCCACCCTGGAGGGGCTGCGCGCCGTCGTCGAGCGCTGA
- a CDS encoding Lrp/AsnC family transcriptional regulator — translation MDNLDRSILDLLRQNARAGYGDIGSVVGLSASAVKRRVDRLVADGVIRGFTIQVDPAIDGMSTEAYVELFCRGTVAPDELLRILSAVPEVVDAGTVTGSADAIVHIRSRDIPSLEAALEKVRLAPNVDHTRSAIVLSRLISRGNA, via the coding sequence GTGGACAACCTTGATCGCAGCATCCTCGACCTGCTCCGCCAGAATGCCCGCGCCGGATACGGAGATATCGGCTCCGTGGTCGGGCTGTCCGCGTCCGCGGTGAAGCGCAGGGTCGACCGCCTGGTCGCCGACGGCGTCATCCGCGGGTTCACCATCCAGGTCGACCCGGCGATCGACGGGATGAGCACCGAGGCGTACGTCGAGCTGTTCTGCCGGGGGACGGTCGCGCCCGACGAGCTGCTGCGCATCCTGTCCGCCGTGCCGGAGGTGGTGGATGCGGGAACCGTCACGGGCAGCGCGGACGCCATCGTGCACATCCGGTCGCGGGACATCCCGAGCCTGGAGGCTGCACTCGAGAAGGTGCGGCTGGCGCCGAACGTGGACCATACGCGCTCCGCGATCGTGCTCTCGCGCCTGATCAGCCGCGGCAACGCCTGA
- the ddaH gene encoding dimethylargininase, producing the protein MSITHEDAEPRTDRPARIPTRRSVLMCRPEHFVVVYRINPWMDPALPTDTSLAVQQWDVLYRTYVDLGYDVQLIEPIEGLPDMVYAANGGFVVDNVAYGASFTYPERQPEGPAYMDWFRSHGFEVAEPRSVNEGEGDFLLVGDTILAGTGFRSTDASHGELAELYGREVVSLRLIDPNFYHLDTALSVLDGTPGQEHIAYLPSAFDDASRAVIAERFPDAIVVNDEDAAVLGLNSFSDGYNVVIASSAVDFERQLREHGYNPIGVDLSELLLGGGGVKCCTLELRR; encoded by the coding sequence ATGTCGATCACCCACGAAGACGCTGAGCCGCGGACGGACCGGCCGGCGCGGATCCCGACGCGGCGGTCGGTGCTGATGTGCCGTCCCGAGCATTTCGTGGTCGTCTACCGGATCAACCCGTGGATGGACCCCGCCCTGCCGACCGATACGTCGCTGGCCGTGCAGCAGTGGGATGTGCTCTACCGCACCTACGTCGACCTCGGCTACGACGTGCAGCTGATCGAGCCGATCGAAGGGCTGCCGGACATGGTCTACGCGGCCAACGGCGGGTTCGTGGTCGACAACGTGGCGTACGGCGCGAGCTTCACATACCCGGAGCGGCAGCCGGAAGGCCCGGCATACATGGATTGGTTCCGCAGCCACGGGTTCGAGGTCGCTGAGCCGCGCAGCGTCAACGAGGGGGAAGGCGACTTCCTCCTCGTCGGCGACACGATCCTCGCGGGCACCGGCTTCCGCAGCACCGACGCCAGTCACGGCGAGCTCGCCGAGCTGTACGGGCGCGAGGTGGTCTCGCTGCGGCTGATCGACCCGAACTTCTACCACCTGGACACGGCGCTCTCCGTGCTCGACGGCACGCCGGGACAGGAGCACATCGCCTATCTGCCGTCCGCGTTCGACGACGCCAGCAGGGCCGTCATCGCCGAGCGGTTCCCCGACGCGATCGTCGTCAACGACGAGGACGCCGCCGTGCTCGGACTCAACTCGTTCTCCGACGGATACAACGTGGTGATCGCATCCAGCGCCGTCGATTTCGAGCGGCAGCTGCGCGAGCACGGATACAACCCGATCGGCGTCGACCTCTCCGAGCTGCTGCTCGGCGGCGGCGGCGTCAAGTGCTGCACCCTCGAACTGCGACGCTGA
- the rocD gene encoding ornithine--oxo-acid transaminase has translation MNDTDTVAPADTTGADTVAQADTVAHRIHPSTVAPTERQAEAIEREEEHTAHNYHPLPVVVAEGDGAWVTDVDGRRYLDCLAAYSAVNFGHSNPVLLDAARAQLDRITLTSRAFHNDQLGPFVEALAALAGKDMVLPMNTGAEAVESGIKVARAWGYRVKGVQDGRANIIVMAGNFHGRTTTIISFSDDPDARDGFGPYTPGFRTVPYGDAAAVAEAIDDDTVAVLVEPIQGEAGIVVPPASFLPELRALCDERRVLLIADEIQSGLGRTGATFACDLVGVVPDLYLLGKALGGGIVPVSAVVGNRDVLGVLNPGEHGSTFGGNPLAAAVGRAVVGMLATGEPQERAALLGKRLHAGLSRLVGHGVLAVRGAGLWAGIDIDPALATGREVCELLMERGLLAKDTHGSTIRLAPPIVVDPADLDWAVDQLDAVLQELSAR, from the coding sequence ATGAACGACACAGACACGGTCGCACCCGCGGACACGACCGGCGCCGACACCGTCGCCCAGGCGGACACCGTCGCCCACCGCATCCACCCCAGCACCGTCGCCCCGACCGAGCGCCAGGCCGAGGCGATCGAGCGGGAAGAGGAGCACACGGCGCACAACTACCATCCACTGCCCGTCGTGGTCGCGGAGGGGGACGGCGCCTGGGTCACGGACGTGGACGGCCGGCGCTACCTGGACTGCCTCGCCGCATACTCGGCCGTGAACTTCGGCCACTCCAACCCCGTGCTGCTGGATGCGGCGCGGGCCCAGCTCGACCGCATCACGCTGACGAGCCGCGCGTTCCACAACGACCAGCTCGGCCCGTTCGTGGAGGCGCTCGCCGCGCTCGCGGGCAAAGACATGGTGCTGCCGATGAACACGGGAGCCGAGGCCGTCGAGTCCGGCATCAAGGTGGCGCGCGCGTGGGGGTACCGCGTGAAGGGTGTGCAGGACGGACGGGCGAACATCATCGTGATGGCCGGCAACTTCCACGGGCGCACGACCACGATCATCAGCTTCTCCGACGATCCGGATGCGCGTGACGGGTTCGGCCCGTACACGCCAGGATTCCGCACGGTACCGTACGGCGACGCCGCCGCGGTCGCGGAGGCCATCGACGACGACACCGTCGCCGTGCTCGTCGAACCGATCCAGGGCGAGGCCGGCATCGTCGTGCCGCCCGCCTCCTTCCTTCCCGAACTGCGCGCGCTCTGCGACGAACGACGCGTGCTCCTGATCGCGGACGAGATCCAGTCCGGCCTCGGCCGCACCGGTGCGACGTTCGCGTGCGACCTGGTGGGAGTGGTACCCGACCTCTACCTCCTGGGCAAGGCGCTCGGCGGCGGTATCGTGCCGGTCTCCGCTGTCGTCGGCAACCGTGATGTGCTCGGGGTGCTGAACCCCGGGGAGCACGGGTCGACGTTCGGTGGGAACCCGCTCGCTGCCGCCGTCGGGCGGGCCGTGGTCGGGATGCTCGCGACCGGCGAACCGCAGGAGCGCGCCGCGCTGCTCGGCAAGCGCCTGCACGCCGGGCTCTCGCGGCTGGTCGGGCACGGCGTGCTCGCGGTGCGCGGTGCGGGGCTGTGGGCCGGGATCGACATCGATCCGGCGCTCGCGACGGGCAGGGAGGTCTGCGAACTGCTGATGGAGCGCGGGCTGCTGGCGAAGGACACGCACGGGTCGACCATCCGGTTGGCGCCGCCGATCGTGGTGGATCCCGCCGACCTGGACTGGGCGGTCGACCAGCTCGATGCGGTGCTGCAGGAGTTGTCCGCCCGCTGA
- a CDS encoding peptide MFS transporter, whose amino-acid sequence MSDPSTQATAPERPDGGKTFFGQPRSLANIFGVEMWERFSFYGMQGILLIYLYHSVADGGLGIDQATAAGIVGAYGGAVYLSTILGAWLADRMFGSERVLFWSAVVIMAGHISLALLPGVSGVIVGLLLVALGSGGLKANATRIVGTLYSEHDSRRDAGFSIFYLGINLGAFFGPLLTGLLQTELGFHWGFGLAAVGMAIGLIQYSFGRKRLPEEAHDVPNPLPASRRPLVIGIAVAGVIVVVALVLLGVITAQNLALIVIGVVIVAAIAYFTLLLTSKLVNAEERSRIVAFIPLFITNAAFWSLYQQQFTVITIYSDKRLDRNLFGWDFPVSWVQSINPIFVIVLSGVFAAIWTKWGDKQPSTPLKFAAGTVVMGLAFWLFLFWAGGGENSTPLLAVVGILLVFTVAELLISPVGLSASTKLAPHAFGAQMVALYFLSVALGTAMAGQLAKLYSPATEGVYFGIIGAVAIAIGVVLAVMSPWVLKMMRGVR is encoded by the coding sequence ATGAGTGATCCGAGCACACAGGCGACGGCCCCTGAACGGCCAGACGGCGGCAAGACGTTCTTCGGGCAACCCCGCTCGCTCGCGAACATCTTCGGCGTCGAGATGTGGGAGCGCTTCTCGTTCTACGGGATGCAGGGCATCCTGCTCATCTACCTCTATCACTCCGTCGCCGACGGCGGCCTCGGCATCGACCAGGCCACGGCCGCCGGCATCGTCGGCGCGTACGGAGGGGCGGTGTACCTCTCGACGATCCTCGGCGCGTGGCTCGCCGACCGGATGTTCGGGTCGGAACGCGTGCTGTTCTGGAGCGCCGTTGTCATCATGGCCGGGCACATCTCGCTCGCCCTGCTGCCGGGTGTGTCCGGCGTGATCGTGGGCCTTCTGCTGGTGGCGCTCGGCAGTGGCGGGCTGAAGGCGAACGCCACCCGCATCGTCGGCACGCTCTACTCGGAGCACGACTCGCGCAGGGACGCCGGGTTCTCGATCTTCTACCTCGGCATCAACCTCGGCGCGTTCTTCGGGCCGCTCCTCACCGGGCTGCTGCAGACCGAGCTGGGCTTCCACTGGGGCTTCGGGCTGGCGGCGGTCGGCATGGCGATCGGGCTCATCCAGTACTCCTTCGGGCGCAAGCGGCTGCCGGAGGAGGCGCACGACGTGCCCAACCCGCTGCCGGCATCCCGTCGCCCGCTCGTCATCGGGATCGCGGTGGCCGGGGTGATCGTGGTCGTCGCGCTGGTGCTCCTCGGCGTGATCACGGCGCAGAACCTGGCGCTCATCGTGATCGGGGTGGTGATCGTCGCCGCCATCGCGTACTTCACGCTGCTGCTCACGTCGAAGCTGGTGAACGCGGAGGAGCGCAGCAGGATCGTGGCGTTCATCCCGCTGTTCATCACGAACGCGGCGTTCTGGTCTCTGTACCAGCAACAGTTCACGGTGATCACGATCTACTCGGACAAGCGACTCGACCGCAACCTGTTCGGCTGGGACTTCCCGGTCTCCTGGGTGCAGTCGATCAACCCGATCTTCGTCATTGTCCTGTCCGGTGTCTTCGCGGCGATCTGGACGAAGTGGGGAGACAAGCAGCCGTCGACGCCGCTCAAGTTCGCGGCGGGCACGGTGGTGATGGGGCTGGCGTTCTGGCTGTTCCTGTTCTGGGCGGGCGGCGGAGAGAACAGCACGCCGCTGCTGGCTGTGGTGGGCATCCTGCTCGTGTTCACGGTCGCGGAGCTGCTGATCTCGCCGGTCGGGCTGTCCGCCTCCACGAAGCTGGCGCCGCACGCGTTCGGTGCGCAGATGGTGGCGCTCTACTTCCTGTCCGTCGCGCTCGGCACCGCGATGGCCGGCCAGCTCGCGAAGCTGTACTCGCCGGCGACGGAGGGCGTCTACTTCGGGATCATCGGCGCGGTCGCCATCGCGATCGGCGTGGTGCTGGCCGTGATGAGCCCGTGGGTGCTGAAGATGATGCGCGGCGTGCGGTGA
- a CDS encoding MOSC domain-containing protein, which produces MAELLELCRVDKLIPDSGSIGVTAIDKRPVAGSLRVRPYGLYGDVQADRKHHGGLSKALYAYAQEDAEYWADALGRDIPAGLFGENLRTAGLDVNGAEIGERWRIGDELVVEVTCPREPCATFQRRMGERQWVKRFTEVGLPGAYLGIVKSGSIGAGDSIEVVSRPGHGVTVASWFTSADADQVDALEAAERAGSVTLVPEMVVAMRKIAARVRV; this is translated from the coding sequence ATGGCCGAGTTGCTCGAACTGTGCAGGGTGGACAAGCTGATCCCGGATTCGGGCAGCATCGGGGTGACCGCGATCGACAAGCGACCCGTCGCCGGTTCGCTGCGGGTGCGACCGTATGGGCTCTACGGAGACGTGCAGGCCGACCGCAAGCATCACGGCGGCCTCAGCAAGGCGCTGTACGCGTATGCGCAGGAGGACGCGGAGTACTGGGCGGATGCGCTCGGGCGCGACATCCCCGCCGGACTGTTCGGCGAGAACCTCCGAACGGCGGGCCTCGACGTCAACGGCGCCGAGATCGGCGAGCGGTGGAGGATCGGCGACGAGCTGGTGGTCGAGGTGACCTGTCCGCGCGAGCCCTGCGCGACGTTCCAGCGGCGCATGGGGGAGCGGCAGTGGGTCAAACGCTTCACCGAGGTGGGGCTGCCCGGCGCATACCTGGGCATCGTCAAGTCCGGGAGCATCGGCGCGGGCGACAGCATCGAGGTCGTGTCGCGGCCGGGACACGGAGTGACCGTCGCCTCCTGGTTCACCTCCGCCGACGCCGACCAGGTGGATGCGCTCGAAGCGGCAGAGCGCGCGGGGAGCGTGACGCTCGTGCCTGAGATGGTGGTGGCGATGCGGAAGATCGCTGCGCGGGTGAGGGTGTGA
- a CDS encoding GNAT family protein — MLTGSTVGLRARHEEDIPILLKEMWDDVVVGSRAEGSPWRPISPGSDDPRLKVGTSDDDVVRFSIVELAGGTLIGAATLWGIDTHNRFAHIGLGLTPAARGHGYGTDVVAVLTHYGFVVRGLHRLQIETLADNTAMLRAAESNGYVREGTTRASAWVLGEFIDEVILGLLAAEYAPRA; from the coding sequence ATGCTTACTGGCAGCACGGTGGGACTGAGGGCCCGGCACGAAGAGGACATCCCGATCCTGCTGAAGGAGATGTGGGACGACGTCGTCGTCGGCTCCCGCGCGGAGGGCAGCCCGTGGCGTCCGATCTCTCCCGGTTCGGACGACCCCCGACTGAAGGTGGGCACGTCCGACGACGATGTGGTGCGGTTCTCGATCGTCGAATTGGCCGGAGGAACGCTGATCGGCGCTGCCACCCTCTGGGGCATCGACACGCACAACCGGTTCGCCCACATCGGGCTGGGCCTGACCCCCGCGGCGCGCGGGCACGGCTACGGCACGGACGTGGTGGCGGTGCTCACGCACTACGGTTTCGTGGTGCGCGGACTGCACCGGCTGCAGATCGAGACGCTGGCGGACAACACGGCCATGCTGCGGGCGGCGGAGAGCAACGGCTACGTCCGTGAGGGGACGACCCGCGCGTCAGCGTGGGTGCTCGGCGAGTTCATCGACGAGGTCATCCTGGGGCTGCTCGCGGCGGAGTACGCGCCGCGAGCCTGA
- a CDS encoding LysR family transcriptional regulator: MELRQLEHFVTVAEERHFTRAAELLQISQSGLSASIRSLEQELGTSLFIRSTRRVELTTAGQALLADSVRTLASAAAARNAVAAVRGLVRGRLTIGAEPCLGSVDLPAELASFRTANPGVEVRLRYSGSVELVDAVAGGRVDVALVVDTGHTPAGVQLRQLSTQEMLVLCHPDHRFAAESSIPLESLRGEALIGFQEGWGAQALARRAFAAAGFDYRAAMEVNDVHPLLDLVGYNLGVAIVPASFARKRPEQLKAVGLRGDVPAWNVAVAVAEEPSPAAGAFLRQLQPVGAAA; this comes from the coding sequence ATGGAACTCCGGCAGCTCGAGCACTTCGTCACGGTGGCGGAGGAGCGACACTTCACACGCGCGGCGGAACTGCTGCAGATCTCGCAGTCCGGACTGTCCGCGTCCATCCGGTCGCTTGAGCAGGAGCTCGGCACCTCCCTGTTCATCCGCAGCACGCGTCGCGTGGAGCTGACCACCGCAGGACAAGCGCTGCTCGCCGACTCCGTGCGCACGCTCGCCAGCGCGGCAGCGGCCCGCAACGCGGTCGCCGCCGTGCGCGGTCTGGTGCGCGGCCGCCTCACCATCGGCGCCGAGCCGTGCCTCGGTTCCGTCGACCTCCCCGCCGAGCTCGCGTCGTTCCGCACGGCCAACCCCGGCGTGGAGGTGCGGCTGCGCTACTCCGGATCCGTCGAGCTGGTGGATGCGGTCGCGGGGGGCCGCGTCGACGTCGCCCTGGTCGTCGACACCGGCCACACGCCCGCCGGGGTGCAGCTGCGACAGCTGAGCACGCAGGAGATGCTGGTGCTCTGCCACCCCGACCACCGGTTCGCGGCTGAGTCGAGCATCCCGTTGGAGAGTCTGCGCGGTGAGGCGCTGATCGGTTTTCAGGAGGGGTGGGGTGCGCAGGCGCTCGCGCGGCGGGCGTTCGCGGCGGCCGGGTTCGACTACCGGGCGGCGATGGAGGTCAATGACGTGCATCCGCTGCTCGACCTGGTCGGCTACAACCTCGGCGTCGCGATCGTGCCGGCGAGCTTCGCCCGCAAGCGCCCGGAGCAGCTGAAGGCGGTCGGGCTGCGCGGCGACGTGCCGGCGTGGAATGTGGCGGTGGCGGTGGCCGAGGAGCCCAGCCCGGCGGCCGGCGCTTTCCTGCGGCAGTTGCAGCCCGTCGGAGCCGCCGCGTAA
- a CDS encoding aldo/keto reductase: MRTRRIADVEVSAIGLGGMPMSIEGRPDEDRSIATIHAALDAGVTFIDTADAYHLHADEVGHNESLIAGAVRSWGGDASTVLIATKGGHLRPGDGSWYVDGRPEYIKEAAKASLARLGGDAIGLYQFHRPDPEVPYEDSVGAIRDLLDDGVIRLAGISNANPEQIRQAQEILGGRLASVQNQFSPAFRSSEPELELADELGIAFLPWSPLGGITSAASLGDRFAPFQQVADARGVSPQVVALAWHLAKSPHVIPIPGASRPESIRDSATAADLTLTPEELAALDAA, translated from the coding sequence GTGAGAACACGCAGAATCGCCGACGTCGAGGTGAGCGCGATCGGCCTGGGCGGCATGCCCATGTCGATCGAGGGCCGCCCGGACGAGGACCGCTCCATCGCCACCATCCACGCCGCGCTGGACGCGGGCGTCACCTTCATCGACACGGCGGACGCATACCATCTGCACGCCGACGAGGTCGGTCACAACGAGTCGCTGATCGCCGGTGCCGTGCGCAGCTGGGGCGGCGACGCATCCACTGTTCTGATCGCCACCAAGGGCGGCCACCTCCGCCCCGGCGACGGAAGCTGGTACGTCGACGGCCGCCCGGAGTACATCAAGGAGGCCGCGAAGGCGTCGCTCGCGCGGCTCGGCGGCGACGCGATCGGGCTGTACCAGTTCCACCGTCCGGACCCCGAGGTGCCGTACGAGGACTCGGTCGGCGCGATCCGCGACCTGCTCGACGACGGCGTGATCCGCCTCGCCGGGATCTCGAACGCGAACCCCGAGCAGATCCGTCAGGCGCAGGAGATCCTCGGCGGCCGTCTCGCGTCGGTGCAGAACCAGTTCTCGCCGGCCTTCCGGTCGAGCGAGCCCGAGCTGGAGCTGGCCGACGAGCTGGGCATCGCGTTCCTGCCGTGGAGCCCGCTCGGCGGCATCACGTCCGCCGCGTCGCTCGGCGACAGGTTCGCGCCGTTCCAGCAGGTCGCGGATGCGCGTGGCGTCAGCCCGCAGGTCGTCGCGCTCGCCTGGCACCTCGCCAAGAGCCCGCACGTCATCCCGATCCCCGGAGCATCCCGCCCAGAGTCGATCCGTGACTCGGCGACGGCGGCCGACCTGACCCTCACCCCCGAGGAGCTGGCGGCGCTCGACGCGGCCTGA
- a CDS encoding aldo/keto reductase produces the protein MEYTHLGRSGLKVSRLALGTMNFGPQTSEDDSFAIMDAAHGYGINYFDTANVYGQHRGKGATESIIGDWFAKGDGRRERTVLATKLYGDMGDWPNDGKLSALNIRRALDASLSRLKTDYIDIYQFHHVDRDTPWDEIWQAMEVAVAQGKILYAGSSNFAGWHIATAQAEARKRNYTGLVSEQSIYNLLTRQVELEVLPAAQANGVGVIAWSPLHGGLLGGVVRKQNEGKRRLEGRAAETLEKHRDAVEAYEAFADELGHEPGDIALAWLLAQPAVTAPIIGPRTMEQLDAAVRAVDVTLDEAALARLDEIFPGHKTAPEDYAW, from the coding sequence ATGGAGTACACACATCTGGGCCGGTCCGGCCTGAAAGTCTCTCGACTCGCACTCGGCACGATGAACTTCGGTCCGCAGACCAGCGAGGACGACTCGTTCGCCATCATGGATGCTGCGCACGGGTACGGCATCAACTATTTCGACACGGCCAACGTCTACGGGCAGCACCGCGGCAAGGGCGCGACGGAGTCGATCATCGGCGACTGGTTCGCGAAAGGTGACGGCCGCCGCGAGCGCACGGTGCTGGCCACCAAGCTCTACGGCGACATGGGCGACTGGCCCAACGACGGCAAGCTGTCCGCGCTGAACATCCGGCGCGCGCTGGACGCCAGCCTCAGCAGGCTGAAGACGGACTACATCGACATCTACCAGTTCCACCACGTCGACAGGGACACCCCGTGGGACGAGATCTGGCAGGCGATGGAGGTCGCCGTCGCGCAGGGCAAGATCCTGTACGCGGGTTCGAGCAACTTCGCCGGCTGGCACATCGCCACCGCGCAGGCGGAGGCCCGCAAGCGCAACTACACCGGCCTGGTCAGCGAGCAGTCGATCTACAACCTCCTGACCCGTCAGGTGGAGCTCGAAGTGCTGCCGGCCGCTCAGGCGAACGGTGTGGGCGTCATCGCCTGGTCGCCGCTTCACGGTGGCCTCCTCGGCGGGGTCGTGCGCAAGCAGAACGAGGGCAAGCGCCGCCTGGAAGGGCGCGCCGCGGAGACCCTCGAGAAGCACCGGGATGCTGTGGAGGCGTACGAGGCGTTCGCCGACGAGCTCGGCCACGAGCCGGGAGACATCGCGCTCGCCTGGCTGCTCGCGCAGCCGGCCGTGACAGCGCCGATCATCGGGCCGCGCACGATGGAGCAACTGGATGCGGCGGTCCGTGCCGTCGACGTCACCCTCGACGAGGCCGCACTTGCGCGCCTCGACGAGATCTTCCCTGGCCACAAGACAGCACCGGAGGACTACGCCTGGTGA
- a CDS encoding MBL fold metallo-hydrolase codes for MQLLTDGVYRLQKATGANAYLVDTGDAAVVIDTGTPGGAAKLATELREARGLPPVTDIVLTHYDPDHAGSAAALQRETGARVWIGRADAAVLRGETPPSTGFRRFLGRVYPKTEAPADLHELPDAAETEILPGLVAIPAPGHTDGHVVVEWRGVIFAGDAVRVSKGRLVQMPRLLISDKAQALATTELIASRRPRLVCPGHGAPDRLA; via the coding sequence ATGCAGCTCCTCACCGACGGCGTCTACCGCCTGCAGAAGGCCACCGGCGCCAACGCGTACCTCGTCGACACCGGAGACGCCGCTGTCGTCATCGACACCGGAACCCCGGGCGGTGCGGCGAAACTGGCCACCGAGCTCCGCGAGGCGCGCGGCCTGCCGCCGGTGACGGACATCGTCCTCACGCACTACGACCCCGACCACGCCGGATCGGCCGCCGCGCTGCAGCGCGAGACGGGCGCCCGGGTCTGGATCGGCCGCGCCGACGCCGCCGTGCTGCGCGGAGAGACGCCGCCGTCGACCGGCTTCCGGAGGTTCCTCGGCCGCGTCTACCCGAAGACCGAGGCGCCGGCCGACCTGCACGAACTCCCGGATGCTGCCGAGACGGAGATCCTGCCCGGCCTTGTCGCCATCCCCGCTCCCGGGCACACCGACGGCCACGTCGTCGTGGAGTGGCGGGGCGTGATCTTCGCCGGGGATGCCGTGCGCGTCTCGAAGGGCAGGCTCGTGCAGATGCCGCGGCTGCTGATCAGCGACAAAGCGCAGGCGCTGGCGACGACCGAGCTGATCGCATCCCGTCGCCCGCGGCTGGTGTGCCCGGGGCACGGAGCCCCGGACCGGTTGGCCTAG
- a CDS encoding glutaredoxin family protein has protein sequence MTSAETYDKVTMFGADWCRDCIRSKALLDRLGADYDYVDLVATPEKADVALSISGRTNIPVIAFPDGSYLVEPTDPELEAALSR, from the coding sequence ATGACTTCCGCTGAAACCTACGACAAAGTGACCATGTTCGGCGCGGACTGGTGCCGCGACTGCATCCGCTCGAAGGCCCTCCTCGACCGCCTCGGCGCCGACTACGACTACGTCGACCTGGTCGCGACCCCGGAGAAGGCCGACGTGGCCCTCTCGATCAGCGGTCGCACGAACATCCCGGTCATCGCCTTCCCCGACGGCTCCTACCTGGTGGAGCCGACGGACCCGGAGCTGGAGGCGGCGCTCAGCCGCTAG